Proteins co-encoded in one Uloborus diversus isolate 005 chromosome 9, Udiv.v.3.1, whole genome shotgun sequence genomic window:
- the LOC129229260 gene encoding AP-2 complex subunit mu: protein MIGGLFIYNHKGEVLVSRVFRDDIGRNAVDAFRVNVIHARQQVRSPVTNIARTSFFHIKRSNIWLAAVTKQNVNAAMVFEFLLKMVEVMQSYFGKISEENVKNNFVLIYELLDEILDFGYPQNTDTGILKTFITQQGVKSQTKEEQTQITTQVTGQIGWRREGIKYRRNELFLDVLEYVNLLMSPQGQVLSAHVAGRVVMKSYLSGMPECKFGINDKITMESKGKSSTLDDPSRSSGKTSIAIDDCQFHQCVKLSKFESEHSISFIPPDGEFELMRYRITKDISFPFRIIPLVREVGRTKMEVKVVLKSNFKSSLIGQKIEVRIPTPLNTSGVQLICMKGKAKYKASENAIVWKIKRMAGMKETQLSAEIELLQTDTKKKWNRPPISMNFEVPFAPSGLKVRYLKVFEPKLNYSDHDVIKWVRYIGRSGLYETRC, encoded by the coding sequence ATGATTGGAGGGTTATTTATTTATAACCACAAGGGAGAAGTCCTGGTGTCTCGAGTGTTTCGGGACGACATCGGAAGGAATGCAGTCGATGCGTTCCGAGTAAATGTCATTCACGCGCGACAGCAAGTACGAAGTCCAGTAACAAACATAGCTCGCACCAGCTTCTTCCACATCAAGAGGAGCAACATTTGGCTGGCTGCCGTCACGAAACAGAATGTCAATGCTGCTATGGTGTTTGAATTCCTACTGAAGATGGTAGAAGTGATGCAGTCGTACTTCGGGAAGATAAGCGAAGAGAACGTGAAAAATAACTTTGTGCTTATCTACGAGCTTCTGGATGAAATACTCGATTTCGGGTACCCTCAGAATACGGATACTGGAATTCTGAAAACCTTCATCACGCAGCAGGGCGTGAAGTCCCAAACGAAAGAGGAGCAAACTCAGATCACAACGCAAGTCACGGGTCAGATCGGTTGGCGTCGCGAGGGCATAAAGTACCGAAGAAACGAGCTCTTTCTGGATGTTCTGGAATATGTAAACCTTTTAATGTCTCCCCAGGGCCAGGTGTTGAGTGCACACGTGGCAGGGAGGGTCGTTATGAAGTCGTACCTATCTGGAATGCCAGAGTGCAAATTCGGTATCAACGACAAGATCACCATGGAGAGCAAGGGGAAGAGCAGCACGTTAGATGATCCCAGTCGAAGCTCTGGAAAGACATCGATAGCCATCGATGACTGCCAGTTCCACCAGTGCGTCAAATTGAGCAAATTCGAGAGTGAGCACAGCATCAGCTTCATACCTCCCGACGGAGAATTCGAGCTAATGAGGTACAGGATCACGAAGGATATCAGCTTCCCGTTCCGTATCATCCCCCTGGTGAGAGAAGTGGGCCGCACCAAGATGGAGGTGAAGGTCGTGCTGAAGTCCAACTTCAAGTCTTCTCTCATCGGACAGAAGATAGAAGTGCGCATCCCGACGCCCCTGAACACCAGCGGGGTTCAGCTCATATGCATGAAGGGCAAGGCCAAATACAAGGCGAGCGAAAATGCGATCGTTTGGAAGATCAAGCGCATGGCCGGCATGAAAGAAACGCAGTTGAGTGCCGAGATCGAACTCTTGCAGACGGATACCAAAAAGAAGTGGAATCGGCCTCCCATATCCATGAATTTCGAAGTACCGTTCGCTCCCTCTGGTCTTAAAGTCAGGTACCTAAAAGTGTTTGAACCTAAATTGAACTATAGCGATCACGATGTCATAAAATGGGTCCGTTACATCGGCAGGAGTGGCCTATACGAAACCAGATGTTAA